GGCGGCGACGCGGTCCGTCGGGTCGTGGTCGGCGTGGAGTTTGCGCAGGCGCATGATCGAGCCGTCGGGTTGCGGCAGGTCGATGGTTTCGCCGGGGGCCGGTGAGGCGGTGATTTCCGCGCCGAGGGCGATGAAGTCGATGCGGCTGACGGCCTCGTTGTGCTCGCGCACGTAGTCGTAGCTCTTGGTGCTGCCGGCGTGGTTGTTGAAGGTGACGCAGGGGCTGACCACGTCGATGAAGGCGGCGCCCTGGTGAGCGATGGCACCTTTGATGAGCGGCACCAGCTGCTCCTTGTCGCCGGAGAATCCGCGGGCGACGTAGGTGGCGCCCAGTTGCAGCGCCAGGCCGACCAGGTCGACGGGGCTGTCGTGGTTGATGACGCCCTTCTTGCTCTTGCTGCCGCGGTCGGCGGTGGCGGAGAACTGGCCCTTGGTGAGGCCGTAGACGCCGTTGTTCTCGACGATGTAGACCATGTTGACGCCGCGGCGCATGGCGTGGGCGAACTGGCCCAGGCCGATGGAGGCGGAGTCGCCGTCACCGCTCACGCCCAGGTACAGCAGGTCGCGGTTGGCGAGGTTGGCGCCAGTCAGCACGCTGGGCATGCGGCCGTGCACGGTGTTGAAGCCGTGGCTGGCGCCGAGGAAGTAGTCCGGCGTCTTGCTGCTGCAGCCGATGCCGGAGAGCTTGGCGACGCGGTGCGGCTGGATGTCCAGCTCCCAGCAGGCCTGGATGATGGCCGCGGAGATGGAGTCGTGGCCGCAGCCGGCGCAGAGGGTGGAGATCTTGCCCTCGTAGTCGCGGCGGGTGTAGCCCACCGCGTTGGCCTGCAGGCTGGGGTGGTGGAAGCGCGGCTTGGCGATGTAGGTCATGGTGGTGATTTCCTGGGATCGTCGGGGCCGTCAGAGCCTGTGGGGCCTTCGGGCGTGCCCGAAAAGCGCGCCACAACGGCCCCGATCTAGGCGCAAAGCACAGCCATAGCCAGAGCTATGGCGAGCATTTGCAACGACGAGCGGGGGTGTTTTGGCGTGCAGGGCGGGCATGAGCGAGGGGCTCACAGGCTCTTAGTCCGGGTGCTTCAGGTGGGCCATCGCGGCCATCGCGGCGGCGGAACCGCGCTGTGCCGTGCCCGTGACCATGTTGGCGCGCGGGTAGGCGGGCAGCACGGCCATGGCGTGCACCGCGTCGGTGATGGCGCTGGTGATGTAGCGGGCGGTGATGGGCGTGCCGTCGTAGTGCAGGATGGGCACGAGCTGGGCGGGGTTGACGTCCAGCTCGTTGATCAGCAGGCTGCGCATCTGCGCATCGCGGTTCTGCTCGACGACGAAGACGGCGTCGTGCAGGCTGATGAAGTCGCGCACCGACTTGCTGAACGGGAAGGCGCGCAGGCGCAGCGCATCCAGGTGGATGCCGGTGCCGGCGAGCTTGCCCAGCGCCTCTTCCATCGACGGGCTGGTGGAGCCGAAGTAGATGACGCCCAGCCGCGTGGGCCGGTCGGCCTCGGTGAGGATGGGCTGGGGCACCAGCTTGGCGGCGGTGGCGAACTTCTTGAGCAGGCGCTGGACGTTGTAGAGGTAGTCCGGCCCGGCCTCGGAGTAGCGCGCGTAGGCGTCGCGGGTGGTGCCGCGGGTGAAGTAGGCGCCCTTGGTGGGGTGCGTGCCCGGGTAGGTGCGCCAGGGGATGCCGTCGCCGTCCACGTCCTTGTAGCGGCCGAAATCCTTGCCGGCCTCCAGCTCCTCGGCGGTCATGACCTTGCCGCGGTCGAGCTGGCGGCTGTCGTCCCACTTGAAGGGGTCGCACAGGCGCTGGTTCATGCCGATGTCCAGGTCGGTCATGACGAACACCGGCGTCTGCAGGCGATCGGCCAGGTCCAGCGCGGTGGCGGCGTGCTCGAAGCACTCGGCCGGGTCCTGCGGCAGCAGCATCACGTGCTTGGTGTCGCCGTGGCTGGCGTAGGCGCAGGCCAACAGGTCGGCCTGCTGGGTGCGGGTGGGCATGCCGGTGGAGGGCCCGCCGCGCTGCACGTTGATCAGCGTGACCGGGATCTCGGCAAAGTAGGCCAGGCCGAGGAACTCGGTCATCAGCGACACACCGGGCCCGGAGGTGGCGGTAAACGCCCGCGCGCCGTTCCAGGCCGCACCGATCACCACGCCGATGGCCGCCAGCTCGTCCTCCGCCTGCACGATGGCGTAGTTCTTCTTGCCGGTCTCGGGGTCGATGCGCAGCTTGGCGCAGTACTTCTCGAAGGCCTCCGGCACCGAGGTGGAGGGCGTGATCGGGTACCAGCCCGAGACGGTGGCGCCGCCCCAGACGCAGCCCATGCCGGCGGCGGTGTTGCCGTCCACGAAGATGCGGTCGCCCACTTGGTTGCTGCGCTCCACCTTGATGCCCACACGGTCGGCGTCCAGGTGCTCCTGGGCGAAGTTGCGGCCCAGCTGCAGCGCGCGCACGTTGGAGTCCAGCAGCTTCTCCTTGCCGCGGAACTGCTCGGCAAAGAGCTTCTCGATCTCCGCCGGGTCGATGCCCAGCAGCACCGACAGCGCGCCGACGTAGACGATGTTCTTGAACAGCTGGCGCTGGCGCGGGTCCTGGTAGGCGGCGTTGCAGATCTCGGTCAGCGGCATGCCGATGACGTGGATGTCGTCGCGGAAGGCGCTCGGAGGCAGCGGCCGGGTGCTGTCGTAGAACAGGTAGCCGCCCGGCTCCAGCTCGGCCACGTCGGCCTTCCAGGTCTGCGGGTTCATCGCCACCATCATGTCGATGCCGCCGCGCCGGCCCAGCCAGCCCTGCTCGGACACGCGCACCTCGTACCAGGTCGGCAGGCCCTGGATGTTGCTCGGGAAGATGTTGCGCGGGCTGACCGGCACGCCCATGCGCAGGATCGCCTTGGCGAACAGCTCGTTGGCCGAGGCGGAGCCCGAGCCGTTGACGTTGGCGAACTTGATGACGAAATCGTTGACGGCTTCGATGCGGTTCATCACGCAGCCTCCTTCGTGGGTTGGGCAGAGGCGGCATCACCCGATCCACCGCGTGGGCTTCGACACAGCGGGCCGGCCTGGGTCACCTTGAACAGGAACTTCTGCATGTCCCAGGCGCCGGTGGGGCAGCGCTCGGCGCACAGGCCGCAGTGCAGGCAGACGTCCTCGTCCTTGACCATCACCCGCTTCGTCTTCAGCTCGGCCGAGACGTAGAGCGGCTCGGCCAGGTTCAGCGACGGGGCCTTGAGCCGGCCGCGCAGGTCGGCCTCGTCCCCATTGGCCACGAAGCTGATGCAGTCGGTCGGGCAGATGTCGGCGCAGGCATCGCATTCGATGCAGGCCGGTGCGCTGAACACCGTCTGCACGTCGCAATTCAGGCAGCGCTCGGCCTCGCGGATGGCTGTCTTGTAATCAAAGCCCAGCTCCACCTCCACGCGGATGCTCGCCAGCGCCTGCTCGGCCGCCGCCCAGGGCACCTTGTGGCGGGCATCGACGGAGATGTCGTTGTCGTAGCTCCACTCGTGGATGCCCATCTTCTGCGAGACAAGGTTCACGGTCGGCGCCGGGCGCTGGGCGATGTCCTCGCCGCTCAGGAACTTGTCGATCGACACCGCCGCCTGGTGGCCATGCGCCACCGCGGTGATGATGTTCTTCGGCCCGAAGGCCGCGTCGCCGCCGAAGAAGACGTTTGGCAGGCTGGACTGCAGCGTCTGCTCGTTCAGTACCGGAAGGCCCCACTTGTCGAAGTCCACGCCGACATCGCGCTCGATCCAGGGGAAGGCGTTCTCCTGCCCCACCGCGATCAGCACCTCGTCGCAGGGGAAGAAGGCATCCGGCGCGCCGGTGGGGATCAGGCTGCGGCGGCCGCGCTCGTCGTACTTTGCCTCGACGATCTCGAAGCTCATGCCCACCAGGCGGCCGTCGGCGTGCACGAAGGCCTTGGGCACGTGGTAATTGATGATGGGGATGCCCTCGTGGATCGCATCCTCCTTCTCCCAGGGCGAGGCCTTCATCTCCTCGAAGCCCGAGCGCACGATCACCTTCACGTCACTCGACCCCAGGCGCCGCGCCGAGCGGCAGCAGTCCATCGCGGTGTTGCCGCCACCGAGCACGATGACGCGCTGGCCGACCTTGGACACATGGCCGAAGGACACGCTGGCCAGCCAGTCGATGCCCAGGTGGATCTGCGCGGCAGCCTCCTGCCGGCCGGGCACCTCCAGATCCCGCCCGCGCGGCGCACCGCTGCCGACGAAAACCGCGTCGTAGCCCTGGCCGAGCAGATCACGCAGCGAGTCGATGCGCGTGCCGCTGCGGAAGTTCACGCCCAGGTCGAAGATCCAGCCGCACTCCTCGTCGATCACGCTCTCGGGCAGGCGAAAGCGCGGGATCTGCGAGCGGATGAAGCCGCCGGCCTTGGCCTCGCCGTCGAACACCGTCACGTCGTAGCCGACGGCTGCCAGGTCACGCGCCACCGTCATCGACGCCGGCCCGGCGCCCACGCAGGCCACCTTTTTGCCGTTGCGCTGGGCGAAGCGCGGCATGCGGCCATGCACGTCGCCCTTCAGGTCGGCGGCAACGCGCTTGAGGCGGCAGATCGCCACCGGTTCCGGATGCTCGCCGTTGGCCTCTTCCACCCGGCCGCGCCGGCAGGCGGGCTCGCAGGGGCGGTCACAGGTGCGCCCGAGCACGCCGGGGAAGACGTTGGACACCCAGTTGACCATGTACGCATCGGCATGGCGGCCGGCGGCGATCAGGCGGATGTACTCGGGAACGGGGGTGTGGGCGGGACACGCCCATTGACAATCGACGACTCGGTGAAAGTGAGCCGTGAGGGCCGGATCGGCCGCGCGGGTGGGCTGCAAGGTGGTCTCCGTCAAAGGCCGACGACGGGACAGCACCCGCGAACCACGGGTCGCCCGGCCGGGCCCGAATCACTTGTGGCGAAGATCCTACGCCGCTGGCGAAGGTGCGAGAACCGCTTCGCTGCCAAGGCGCGACAAAGGGTTGTCCCGATTGCAGCGATCTTGACGAAGGACAGGTTCGCAGGCGAACCCTGCCGCAGTTAAACTAAGGGTTAGTTCACCCTGGTTCAATACCATGCTCACCGTCAACGTTCACGATGCCAAGACCCGGTTGTCCCGGCTGCTCGCTGAAGTGGAGAAAGGCGAATCGGTCGTGATCGCCCGCGCGGGGCGCCCCATCGCCACCCTGACGGCTTACCAGCCACCGGCCAGGCGCGTCGCGTCGCCCGGCAGCATGGCCGGCAAGATCGCGATGTCCGATGACTTTGACGAGCCGCTGGATGACCTCTTCGATGCATTGAAGCCCGGCGATGCGCCTGCTGCTTGACACGCACCTTCTTCTCTGGTGGCTCGGCTGGCCGCAGCGTCTGCCGGCCGCAGCCAGGCAGGCGGTGGAAACAGCCGATCAGATCTACGTCAGCCATGCCTCTTTGTGGGAGATGGCGATCAAATGCAGCCTGGGCAAACTGACCGTTGACCTGCAGGCGCTGTGCCGGCAAATCGAGGTGGACGGCTTCGAATGGCTGCCGATCTCGGCCCCGCACCTGTTGGCGGTGGCGGCGCTGCCACCGCATGACGATCACAAGGATCCCTTCGACCGCCTGCTCGTGGCCCAGGCATTGACCGAACCGCTGCTGCTGCTGACCGCCGACGCCAAGCTGGCACGCTACGGATCCGTGGTTCGCCTGGTGTAGGGGCCCGCTTGACCGCACCTGAGGGGGCTGGGGACGTTTCCCGCCGAACGGGGGGCGTTCCCTAGAATCCCCCGATGACCTTCGTCCACCTGCGCACCCACACCGAGTTCTCTGTCGTCGACGGCACCCTGAGGGTGGACGATGCCGTCAAGGCGGCGGCCAGCGACGGCCAGCCGGCGTTGGCGATCACCGACCTGGCCAACCTGTTCGGCGGCGTGAAGTTCTACAACGCGGCGCGCAAGAAGGGCGTCCAGCCGATCCTCGGCGCGGACATCTGGCTGGAGCCGGAGGTCGCCGGCCCCGCCGGCGAGCCGCGCCAGGCCAGCCGGCTGCTGCTGCTGGTGCAGAACAAGACCGGCTACCTGAACCTGTGCGAGCTGCTGTCGCGCGCCTGGGTGACCAACGTGCAGCGCAACCAGGCCTGGGTGACCTGGCAGAACCTGGCCGAGCTGTCGGAGGGCCTGATCGCGCTGTCCGGCGCCCCGATGGGCGGCACCGGCCAGGGCGGCGCCATCGCCGCCGCCGCGGCGCAGGGCGACACGGAGCGCGCCGAGGCGCTGGCACGGCGGCTGGCGCAGATCTTCCCGCGGCGCTTCTACCTGGAGCTGCAGCGCGCCGGCCTGCCGGGCCAGGAGGCCTGGGTGCGCGCCGCGGTGCCGCTGGCCGCGAAGCTGGGCCTGCCGGTGGTGGCCACGCACCCGATCCAGTTCCTGGAGCCGGACGACTTCGAGGCGCACGAGGCGCGCGTGTGCATCGCCGAGGGCGAGACGCTGGCCAACCCGCGGCGCGTCAAGCGCTTCACGCGCGACCAGCACTTCAAGACCGCGGCGCAGATGCAGGCGCTGTTCGCGGACATCCCCTCTGCGCTGGCCAACACGGTCGAGATCGCCCGGCGCTGCAGCCTGACGCTGGTGCTGGGTAAGCCGCAGCTGCCCAACTTCCCGACCCCGGACCTGCCCGACGGCACGAAGATGCCGATGGAGTCCTACTTCCGCGAGCTGTCCTTCGAGGGGCTGGAGCAGCGGCTCGCGCTGCTCTTCCCGGACGTGGCCAAGCGCGATGCCGAACGGCCCCGTTATGTAGAGCGGCTGGAGTTCGAGCTGGGCACCATCATCAAGATGGGCTTCCCGGGCTACTTCCTGATCGTGTCGGACTTCATCCGCTGGGCCAAGGCCAACGGCTGCCCGGTGGGACCAGGCCGGGGCTCGGGCGCCGGCTCGCTGGTGGCCTACGCGCTGTCGATCACCGACCTGGATCCACTGCAGTACAACCTGCTGTTCGAGCGCTTCCTGAACCCGGAGCGGGTGTCGATGCCCGACTTCGACATCGACTTCTGCCAGGGCAACCGCGACCGCGTCATCGACTATGTGAAGGACCGCTACGGCCGCCCCGCGGTGAGCCAGATCGCCACCTTCGGCACCATGGCCGCCAAGGCGGCGCTGCGCGACATCGGCCGGGTGCTGGGTATGGGCTACGGGCATGTGGACTCGATCGCCAAGCTGATCCCCGCGCCGCCGGGCAAGACGGTGACGCTGGCCAAGGTGCCGGAAAAGCCGGACGACAAGCTGATCTACGCCCGCCAGGAAGCCCCGGAGCTGGACCAGCGCGAGGCCGCCGAGGAAGAGGTGGCCGAGCTGCTGGCGCTGGCCACGCGGGTGGAAGGCATGGTGCGCAACATCGGCATGCACGCCGGGGGTGTGCTGATTGCGCCGGGCAAGATCACCGACTTCTGCCCGCTGTACCAGCAGCCCGGCAGCGACAGCGCGGTCAGCCAGTACGACAAGGACGACGTCGAGGCCATCGGCCTGGTGAAGTTCGACTTCCTGGGCCTGGCCACGCTGACCATCCTGGAGCTGGCGAAGGACTTCATCGTCGCGCGCCACGCGGACCAGGCGAATTTCGCCTTCGAGACCCTGCCGCTGGATGACGCGGCGGTCTACAAGCTGTTCTCCGACGGCCTGACCGAGGCGGTGTTCCAGTTTGAATCCGGCGGCATGCAGCGCATGCTCAAGGACGCCCGGCCGAGCCGGCTGGAGGACCTGATCGCGCTGAACGCGCTGTACCGCCCGGGCCCGATGGACCTGATCCCGACCTTCGTGGCGCGCAAGCACGGCAAGGAGGTGGTCGAGTATCCGCACCCGCTGACCGAGGCCGTGCTGGCCGAAACCTACGGGATCATGGTCTACCAGGAGCAGGTGATGCAGACCGCCCAGGTGCTGGGCGGCTACAGCCTGGGCGGCGCGGACATGCTGCGCCGCGCCATGGGCAAGAAGAAGGCCGAGGAGATGGCCGAGCACCGCGCCATCTTCCGCAAGGGCGCGGCGGAGAAGGGCATCGGCGAGGCCAAGGCCGACGAGGTCTTCGACCTGATGGAGAAGTTCGCGGGCTACGGCTTCAACAAGTCGCACGCCGCCGCCTACTCGCTGCTCGCCTACCACACGGCCTGGATCAAGGTGCACTACACGGCCGAGTTCTTCGCGGCCAACATGACCATCGAACTCGACGACACCGACAAGCTGAAGGTGCTGCGCGACGATGCGATGAAGCACTTCCGCGTCGCCTTCGAGGCGCCGGATGTCAACCAGGGGGTCTACCGCTTCGAGCCGGCCCCCGGGAAGGCGGGCGACCGGCTGATCCGCTATGGCCTGGGCGCCATCAAGGGCACCGGCCAGGGCGCGATCGAGGCGATCGTGGAAGCCCGCACCGAGGGCGGGCCGTTCAGGTCCATCTTCGACTTCGCCGCGCGGGTGGACCGCAAGCGCATCAACAAGCGCGTGGTGGAGGCGCTGATCAAGGCCGGTGCCTTCGACAAGCTGCACCCCAAGGGCCTGGACGGCCGCGCCGAGCTGCTGGCCAGCGTGGGCCTGGCCTTCGAGTACGCCGACACCCAGGCCGCGCACGCCTCGCAGGGCGGGCTGTTCGACATGTTCGGCGACGGCGACGACAACCACGGCAGCTCCACCCAGGAGCCCGAGTACAACGCCGCAGACACCTGGGACGTCCGGACCCGGCTGGGCCATGAGAAGGTGGCGATCGGCTACTTCTTCAGCGGCCACCTGTTCGACCAGGTGGGCGCCGAGGTGCGCCAGTTCGTCAAGCGCGAGGTGGCCGACGTGTCCGACAGCCGCGATCCGCAGACGCTGGCCGGCGTGGTCAGCGACCTGCGCATCGTCAACGGCAACCGCGGCAAGGTGGCGATCTTCAAGCTCGACGACAAGTCGGGCTCGATCGAGGCCGTCGTCGCCGAGGAGCTGCTCAACGCCAACCAGGCGCTGCTCAAGGACGACGAGGTGCTGATCCTGCAGGGCAAGGCCCAGCCGGACCGCTTCAGCGGTGGCATGCGCTTCAACGTGCTGCAGATCCTGGACCTGCCCGCTGCGCGCTGCCGCCATGCGCGCTTCCTGCGGGTGCCGGTGCAGGGCCTGGGCAGCACGCCGATGGCGCCGCTGGAGCAGATCCTGCGGGACTTCCCGGCCAAGCGACTGGACAGCCCGGAGGGCCCGCTGCTGCAGGGCACCCCGGTGCGGCTGCTGGTGCAGCGCCCGGGCGCGGTCGGCGAGGTCGACCTGGGCGACGCCGGGCGCTTCTACCCCAGCGACCCCGCGCTGGCGATGTGGCGCAGCGCCACCCAGGGCAGCTGCACGCTGGTCTACGCCGAACCGTCCTGACGCGCCGCGGGCAAACGCCTGACCACGACTGGTCACACAACTTTACCGGCCGGGGTCGGCGCAGCGGCCACCGCGGCCGTTGAGTGGTGCAGGGTCGCCGAGTGGTTCGGGCACCCGCCAAGGAGCTTGAAGATGACGTTGTGGAAGACAGCCGCCGCGCTGGCCCTGGGCCTCGCCGCGGTGGTGCCCGCCCAGGCCGCCGTGGGCGTGTCGGTCGAGATCAGCCAGCCCGGCGTGTATGGCCGGGTCGACATCGGCCGGTTCCCGACGCCGGAAGTGGTGCTGCCGCGGCCGGTGATCATCCACCCGGCCCCGCCGCCCCGCGGCGCGCAACCCCGCCCGGCGCCGGAGCCGGTCTACCTGTGGGTGCCGCCAGGCCACCGCAAGAACTGGCGCCGGCACTGCGAGCGTTACCACGCCTGCGACCACCCGGTGTACTTCGTGCGCGACGACTGGTACGACCGCGACGGCCCGGGACGTGAGCGTGGCCGAGATGGCCGCGAGGACCGCCGCGACCGCGGCGATGACCGTGGGCATGGCCACGGGCGCGGGCACGGGCACGGGCACGACCGCAGCGATGACCGCGGGCACGGCCGGCGCGGCGATTGACGCATCGGCGCGGCTTCACCAGCCCATCCTCCGAGAAACCCGCCACGGCGGGTTTTTCCTTGCAGGCGCACATGGGGCCGATCGCTGTCTAGACTGCGCAGCATGAACGACCGGGCCTTCCCTCCCCCCGTCATCGGCCTGCTGCTCACTGGCGGTGGTGCCCGTGCGGCCTACCAGGCGGGGGTGCTGCAGGGCATCGCGCAGATCGCCCGCGCCAGCGGTGCCACCTGCGGCCAGGGTGGGCCCAGCCCCTTCCAGGTGCTCGCCGGCACCTCGGCCGGGGCCATCAACGCCGCCGGCCTGGCCTGCGGTGCCGACCGCTTCGACCACGCGGTCGC
The Sphaerotilus microaerophilus DNA segment above includes these coding regions:
- a CDS encoding type II toxin-antitoxin system VapC family toxin, with amino-acid sequence MRLLLDTHLLLWWLGWPQRLPAAARQAVETADQIYVSHASLWEMAIKCSLGKLTVDLQALCRQIEVDGFEWLPISAPHLLAVAALPPHDDHKDPFDRLLVAQALTEPLLLLTADAKLARYGSVVRLV
- the dnaE gene encoding DNA polymerase III subunit alpha, which produces MTFVHLRTHTEFSVVDGTLRVDDAVKAAASDGQPALAITDLANLFGGVKFYNAARKKGVQPILGADIWLEPEVAGPAGEPRQASRLLLLVQNKTGYLNLCELLSRAWVTNVQRNQAWVTWQNLAELSEGLIALSGAPMGGTGQGGAIAAAAAQGDTERAEALARRLAQIFPRRFYLELQRAGLPGQEAWVRAAVPLAAKLGLPVVATHPIQFLEPDDFEAHEARVCIAEGETLANPRRVKRFTRDQHFKTAAQMQALFADIPSALANTVEIARRCSLTLVLGKPQLPNFPTPDLPDGTKMPMESYFRELSFEGLEQRLALLFPDVAKRDAERPRYVERLEFELGTIIKMGFPGYFLIVSDFIRWAKANGCPVGPGRGSGAGSLVAYALSITDLDPLQYNLLFERFLNPERVSMPDFDIDFCQGNRDRVIDYVKDRYGRPAVSQIATFGTMAAKAALRDIGRVLGMGYGHVDSIAKLIPAPPGKTVTLAKVPEKPDDKLIYARQEAPELDQREAAEEEVAELLALATRVEGMVRNIGMHAGGVLIAPGKITDFCPLYQQPGSDSAVSQYDKDDVEAIGLVKFDFLGLATLTILELAKDFIVARHADQANFAFETLPLDDAAVYKLFSDGLTEAVFQFESGGMQRMLKDARPSRLEDLIALNALYRPGPMDLIPTFVARKHGKEVVEYPHPLTEAVLAETYGIMVYQEQVMQTAQVLGGYSLGGADMLRRAMGKKKAEEMAEHRAIFRKGAAEKGIGEAKADEVFDLMEKFAGYGFNKSHAAAYSLLAYHTAWIKVHYTAEFFAANMTIELDDTDKLKVLRDDAMKHFRVAFEAPDVNQGVYRFEPAPGKAGDRLIRYGLGAIKGTGQGAIEAIVEARTEGGPFRSIFDFAARVDRKRINKRVVEALIKAGAFDKLHPKGLDGRAELLASVGLAFEYADTQAAHASQGGLFDMFGDGDDNHGSSTQEPEYNAADTWDVRTRLGHEKVAIGYFFSGHLFDQVGAEVRQFVKREVADVSDSRDPQTLAGVVSDLRIVNGNRGKVAIFKLDDKSGSIEAVVAEELLNANQALLKDDEVLILQGKAQPDRFSGGMRFNVLQILDLPAARCRHARFLRVPVQGLGSTPMAPLEQILRDFPAKRLDSPEGPLLQGTPVRLLVQRPGAVGEVDLGDAGRFYPSDPALAMWRSATQGSCTLVYAEPS
- a CDS encoding 2-oxoacid:acceptor oxidoreductase subunit alpha, translated to MNRIEAVNDFVIKFANVNGSGSASANELFAKAILRMGVPVSPRNIFPSNIQGLPTWYEVRVSEQGWLGRRGGIDMMVAMNPQTWKADVAELEPGGYLFYDSTRPLPPSAFRDDIHVIGMPLTEICNAAYQDPRQRQLFKNIVYVGALSVLLGIDPAEIEKLFAEQFRGKEKLLDSNVRALQLGRNFAQEHLDADRVGIKVERSNQVGDRIFVDGNTAAGMGCVWGGATVSGWYPITPSTSVPEAFEKYCAKLRIDPETGKKNYAIVQAEDELAAIGVVIGAAWNGARAFTATSGPGVSLMTEFLGLAYFAEIPVTLINVQRGGPSTGMPTRTQQADLLACAYASHGDTKHVMLLPQDPAECFEHAATALDLADRLQTPVFVMTDLDIGMNQRLCDPFKWDDSRQLDRGKVMTAEELEAGKDFGRYKDVDGDGIPWRTYPGTHPTKGAYFTRGTTRDAYARYSEAGPDYLYNVQRLLKKFATAAKLVPQPILTEADRPTRLGVIYFGSTSPSMEEALGKLAGTGIHLDALRLRAFPFSKSVRDFISLHDAVFVVEQNRDAQMRSLLINELDVNPAQLVPILHYDGTPITARYITSAITDAVHAMAVLPAYPRANMVTGTAQRGSAAAMAAMAHLKHPD
- a CDS encoding 2-oxoacid:ferredoxin oxidoreductase subunit beta, encoding MTYIAKPRFHHPSLQANAVGYTRRDYEGKISTLCAGCGHDSISAAIIQACWELDIQPHRVAKLSGIGCSSKTPDYFLGASHGFNTVHGRMPSVLTGANLANRDLLYLGVSGDGDSASIGLGQFAHAMRRGVNMVYIVENNGVYGLTKGQFSATADRGSKSKKGVINHDSPVDLVGLALQLGATYVARGFSGDKEQLVPLIKGAIAHQGAAFIDVVSPCVTFNNHAGSTKSYDYVREHNEAVSRIDFIALGAEITASPAPGETIDLPQPDGSIMRLRKLHADHDPTDRVAAMNHVQALQAKGEVVTGLLYAEPDAQDLHEALGTCATPLNALPQEKVCPGAAALERINAGLR
- a CDS encoding type II toxin-antitoxin system Phd/YefM family antitoxin, with translation MLTVNVHDAKTRLSRLLAEVEKGESVVIARAGRPIATLTAYQPPARRVASPGSMAGKIAMSDDFDEPLDDLFDALKPGDAPAA
- a CDS encoding FAD-dependent oxidoreductase; its protein translation is MQPTRAADPALTAHFHRVVDCQWACPAHTPVPEYIRLIAAGRHADAYMVNWVSNVFPGVLGRTCDRPCEPACRRGRVEEANGEHPEPVAICRLKRVAADLKGDVHGRMPRFAQRNGKKVACVGAGPASMTVARDLAAVGYDVTVFDGEAKAGGFIRSQIPRFRLPESVIDEECGWIFDLGVNFRSGTRIDSLRDLLGQGYDAVFVGSGAPRGRDLEVPGRQEAAAQIHLGIDWLASVSFGHVSKVGQRVIVLGGGNTAMDCCRSARRLGSSDVKVIVRSGFEEMKASPWEKEDAIHEGIPIINYHVPKAFVHADGRLVGMSFEIVEAKYDERGRRSLIPTGAPDAFFPCDEVLIAVGQENAFPWIERDVGVDFDKWGLPVLNEQTLQSSLPNVFFGGDAAFGPKNIITAVAHGHQAAVSIDKFLSGEDIAQRPAPTVNLVSQKMGIHEWSYDNDISVDARHKVPWAAAEQALASIRVEVELGFDYKTAIREAERCLNCDVQTVFSAPACIECDACADICPTDCISFVANGDEADLRGRLKAPSLNLAEPLYVSAELKTKRVMVKDEDVCLHCGLCAERCPTGAWDMQKFLFKVTQAGPLCRSPRGGSGDAASAQPTKEAA